Proteins encoded together in one Telopea speciosissima isolate NSW1024214 ecotype Mountain lineage chromosome 4, Tspe_v1, whole genome shotgun sequence window:
- the LOC122658261 gene encoding uncharacterized protein LOC122658261, which yields MPLDWITTSSLILEMTGSCMCTTVNPRLGRTPEEFVGKTPMILDRSLILGSKRTTFFLVDAKTGTVISTYKIVPSTLPMKVDEEKILVSKQDMEEWVWPVAMDQMSVHPLYITRTDYDFQSFAPSLDKLLWNMTLAEIRLHDTCQRSESSPVADPYGSRTKHQDDIETRSLHGKRAIVVRFRDTNVIQSV from the exons ATGCCTCTGGATTGGATTACGACTTCTTCGTTGATTCTGGAGATGACTGGGAGCTGTATGTGCACCACAGTAAATCCG AGACTTGGGAGAACCCCAGAAGAATTCGTTGGAAAAACACCAATGATATTAGATAGAAGCCTCATTCTTGGATCAAAGAGAACTACTTTTTTTCTTGTAGATGCCAAGACTGGAACTGTGATTTCCACTTATAAGATTGTTCCATCTACATTACCAATGAAGGTTGATGAAGAGAAAATTCTTGTATCGAAGCAAGATATGGAGGAATGGGTATGGCCCGTTGCTATGGATCAGATGTCAGTACATCCACTTTACATCACAAGAACTGATTATGATTTTCAGTCTTTTGCTCCAAGCTTGGATAAGTTATTGTGGAATATGACACTTGCTGAAATTAGGCTTCATGATACTTGTCAAAGAAGTGAGAGTTCACCTGTTGCTGATCCGTATGGTTCAAGAACTAAGCATCAGGATGATATCGAGACACGGTCACTGCATGGAAAAAGGGCTATTGTAGTACGATTTCGTGATACTAATGTCATACAATCTGTCTAA
- the LOC122659946 gene encoding glyceraldehyde-3-phosphate dehydrogenase B, chloroplastic yields MATHAALVSSRIPTNTRLIPSKSFHTFPAQCSSKRLDVAEFSGLRSNTCLTYAHNAREASFFDTVAAQLDPKAAGSNPVKGETVAKLKVAINGFGRIGRNFLRCWHGRKDSPLDVVVVNDSGGVKNASHLLKYDSMLGTFKAEVKVLDSETITVDGKPIKVVSNRDPLKLPWAEMGIDIVIEGTGVFVDGPGAGKHIQAGAKKVIITAPAKGADIPTYVVGVNEGDYDHEVANIVSNASCTTNCLAPFVKVMDEEFSIVKGTMTTTHSYTGDQRLLDASHRDLRRARAAALNIVPTSTGAAKAVSLVLPQLKGKLNGIALRVPTPNVSVVDLVVNVAKKGISAEDVNAAFRKAAEGPLKGVLAVCDVPLVSIDFRCTDVSSTIDSSLTMVMGDDMVKVVAWYDNEWGYSQRVVDLAHLVANKWPGMTVKGSGDPLEDFCKTNPADEECKVYEA; encoded by the exons ATGGCAACCCATGCAGCTCTTGTTTCCTCCAGGATCCCAACTAACACCAGGCTTATTCCTTCCAAGAGCTTCCATACTTTCCCTGCTCAATGCTCCTCTAag AGGCTCGATGTGGCTGAGTTCTCTGGACTTCGATCAAACACTTGCTTGACCTACGCCCATAATGCCAGAGAAGCGTCTTTCTTTGATACAGTTGCTGCCCAACTTGATCCCAAG GCTGCAGGGTCTAACCCTGTTAAGGGAGAGACAGTTGCCAAGTTGAAGgttgccattaatggctttgGACGCATTGGACGAAATTTCCTTCGCTGTTGGCATGGACGGAAAGACTCACCTCTCGACGTTGTTGTTGTGAATGACAGTGGTGGTGTCAAGAAT GCTTCCCACCTCCTCAAATATGATTCAATGCTTGGAACTTTCAAGGCAGAAGTGAAAGTCTTGGATAGTGAAACCATCACTGTTGATGGTAAGCCGATCAAGGTTGTCTCAAACAGGGATCCTCTCAAGCTACCATGGGCAGAGATGGGTATTGACATTGTTATTGAG GGAACAGGGGTGTTTGTTGATGGCCCAGGTGCCGGAAAACACATACAAGCTGGTGCTAAGAAGGTTATTATAACAGCTCCGGCCAAGGGAGCTGATATTCCAACCTACGTTGTGGGAGTTAACGAAGGGGATTATGACCATGAAGTGGCAAATATTGTGAG CAATGCTTCTTGCACCACAAATTGTCTGGCTCCTTTTGTGAAGGTCATGGATGAAGAGTTTA GTATTGTGAAGGGAACAATGACAACTACTCATTCATACACTGGGGATCAG AGGCTTTTGGATGCCTCCCACCGTGACTTGAGGCGAGCAAGGGCTGCTGCCCTGAACATAGTGCCAACAAGTACAGGGGCAGCCAAGGCTGTGTCCCTAGTGTTGCCACAGCTGAAGGGCAAGCTCAATGGGATTGCTCTCCGAGTGCCTACACCTAATGTTTCCGTTGTTGACCTCGTCGTGAATGTTGCAAAGAAGGGAATTTCAGCCGAAGATGTCAATGCCGCCTTCAGAAAGGCCGCTGAAGGTCCATTGAAGGGAGTATTGGCAGTGTGTGATGTGCCTCTGGTATCAATAGACTTCCGGTGCACAGATGTTTCCTCCACCATTGATTCATCACTAACCATGGTTATGGGAGATGACATGGTCAAGGTGGTTGCTTGGTATGATAATGAATGGGGATACAG TCAACGGGTTGTCGATTTGGCACATTTGGTGGCAAACAAGTGGCCAGGCATGACTGTGAAAGGAAGTGGAGATCCATTGGAGGACTTTTGCAAGACAAACCCAGCTGATGAGGAGTGCAAAGTCTATGAAGCATGA
- the LOC122659956 gene encoding serine/threonine-protein kinase/endoribonuclease IRE1a-like: MKSYWLFILCCLLFFAGSSASEGDLPDLDSKEIAISNPYADGLDSTMFAGTRSILSFPSAHDTGQEDVLPIVATPDGTIYSVDIESKKILWSFKSGPPIHSSYQAFLNHDKDKEKENASGLNYDFFIDSGDDWELYVHHRGSGKKMRLGRTPEEFVGKTPIILDGSIVLGSKRTTVFLVDAKNGTVLKTYEIAPSTLPMKIDEETSLESKQDMEEGVKPIAMDPKSVHPLCITRTDYEIQSSSLQFSGKILWSMTLAEIGLLDTCQRSESSSVAAPYGTRTRLGLEYQGDTETRGSVIRLHDTNFLQNFSPFDQLPKAPFEGLVPPQPVPSHKFLLPKSDDSHWAPHDVEKNCEVEKTCLTVMGSADRHMVSMNDTGKQDVVKYFDNVTGSLVPFITLSLLLVLSSAGFVMYHSRVQSKMNKRLKDSKGHTVGSKKKKARKPGNYINNEKNSKHVSSESDDQETDELPHTEENDKNPLWSISKLSDGGVDGRKIGQLFISSREIAKGSNGTVVLEGIYNGRPVAVKRLVKTHHDVAFKEIQNLIASDQHPNIVRWYGVEYDQDFVYLSLERCTCSLSDLIQTYSDSSPNSTFNKDQATNSMTEYNVRLDSAIGLSKDIELWKRNWYPSPQLLKLMRDVVCGLAHLHELGIIHRDLKPQNVLIIKDRSLCAKLSDMGISRRLIGDMSSLGHSATGSGSSGWQAPEQLLHGRQTRAVDLFSLGCVLFFCITGGRHPFGDHLERDINIVKNKMDLFLVEHIPEATDLLLQLLNPDPLFRPKAMEILCHPLFWNSEKRLSFLRDTSDRIEIEDRGIESELLNALESVAPVALGGKWDEKMEAAFINNIGRYRRYKFGSTRDLLRVMRNKLNHYGELPKQIQEILGPVPEGFDGYFSCRFPKLLIEVYKVICTYCREEECFSKYFKDSLF, translated from the exons ATGAAATCCTATTGGCTCTTTATTCTCTGCTGTTTGTTGTTCTTTGCGGGGTCTTCCGCTTCTGAGGGAGATCTACCGGATTTAGATTCCAAAGAGATTGCCATCTCCAATCCTTATGCCGACGGTCTAGATAGCACAATGTTTGCTGGGACCAGATCTATACTGTCGTTTCCATC TGCACATGACACAGGACAAGAGGATGTCCTTCCAATCGTTGCTACTCCAGATGGTACGATTTATTCCGTAGACATTGAATCTAAAAAGATACTTTGGTCATTTAAGTCGGGTCCGCCCATTCATTCTTCGTATCAGGCTTTTCTTAACCACGATAAGgacaaggaaaaggaaaatgcCTCTGGATTAAATTATGACTTCTTCATTGATTCTGGAGATGACTGGGAGCTGTATGTGCACCACAGGGGCTCTGGTAAAAAAATG AGACTTGGGAGAACCCCAGAAGAATTCGTCGGAAAAACACCAATTATATTAGATGGAAGCATCGTTCTTGGATCAAAGAGAACTACTGTTTTTCTTGTAGATGCCAAGAATGGAACTGTGCTTAAAACATATGAGATTGCTCCATCTACATTACCAATGAAGATTGATGAAGAGACAAGCCTTGAATCCAAACAAGATATGGAGGAAGGGGTAAAGCCCATTGCTATGGATCCGAAGTCAGTACATCCACTTTGCATCACAAGAACTGATTATGAAATTCAGTCTTCTTCGCTTCAATTTTCGGGTAAGATCTTGTGGAGTATGACACTTGCTGAAATTGGGCTTCTTGATACTTGTCAAAGAAGTGAGAGTTCATCTGTTGCTGCTCCGTATGGTACAAGAACTAGGCTTGGTTTAGAATATCAGGGTGATACTGAGACACGGGGTTCTGTCATCCGACTTCATGATACTAATTTCTTACAAAACTTTTCTCCATTTGATCAACTACCAAAGGCTCCTTTTGAAGGTCTGGTGCCCCCTCAACCTGTTCCTAGCCATAAATTTTTATTGCCAAAGTCCGATGATTCACACTGGGCTCCTCATGATGTTGAAAAAAACTGTGAAGTGGAGAAAACATGTCTCACAGTAATGGGTAGTGCAGATAGGCACATGGTGAGCATGAATGATACTGGCAAGCAGGATGTGGTGAAGTATTTTGACAATGTTACTGGTTCACTTGTGCCATTCATCACTCTATCTCTACTTCTTGTACTGTCCAGTGCGGGCTTTGTCATGTACCATTCGAGAGTACAAAGTAAGATGAATAAGCGGCTGAAGGATTCCAAAGGGCACACTGTAGGGtctaaaaagaagaaagctcGTAAACCAGGAAACTATATCAACAATGAGAAAAATAGTAAACATGTCTCATCTGAAAGTGATGATCAAGAAACTGATGAGCTTCCACACACTGAGGAAAATGATAAGAACCCCCTGTGGTCTATTTCAAAATTGTCTGATGGTGGTGTGGATGGACGTAAGATTGGGCAGCTATTCATATCCAGCAGGGAAATTGCTAAGGGAAGCAATGGTACTGTTGTTCTTGAGGGAATTTATAATGGCCGTCCTGTTGCTGTCAAACGTCTTGTGAAAACCCATCATGATGTGGCTTTTAAAGAGATTCAAAATCTTATTGCATCTGATCAGCATCCAAATATTGTTCGATGGTATGGAGTGGAGTATGATCAAGATTTTGTCTATCTTTCTCTGGAGCGTTGTACTTGTAGTttaagtgatttgattcaaacaTACTCAGATTCTTCTCCAAATTCTACATTTAATAAGGATCAGGCAACAAACTCAATGACTGAGTATAATGTTCGGTTGGATTCAGCAATAGGACTTAGCAAGGATATTGAATTGTGGAAGAGGAATTGGTATCCTTCACCCCAACTGCTAAAACTTATGAG GGATGTGGTTTGTGGCCTAGCACATTTGCATGAACTGGGAATCATTCATAGAGACTTGAAACCTCAAAATGTGTTGATCATAAAGGATCGATCATTATGTGCAAAACTTTCTGACATGGGTATTAGCAGGCGCCTTATTGGGGATATGTCTTCCTTGGGTCACAGTGCTACTG GTAGTGGTAGTTCAGGTTGGCAAGCACCTGAACAGCTCCTTCATGGACGCCAAACACGTGCAGTAGATTTATTTAGTTTAGGCTGTGTCCTCTTCTTTTGCATCACTGGAGGTAGACATCCATTTGGTGACCATCTTGAACGTGATATAAATATTGTGAAGAACAAGATGGATCTTTTCCTGGTAGAGCATATTCCTGAAGCTACGGATCTTCTCCTTCAGCTGTTAAACCCCGATCCATTATTTAG GCCCAAGGCGATGGAGATATTGTGCCATCCTTTGTTTTGGAATTCTGAGAAACGGCTCTCATTTCTTCGAGACACCAGTGACAGGATAGAAATAGAAGATAGAGGAATTGAATCTGAACTACTAAACGCATTAGAAAGTGTTGCACCTGTTGCTTTGGGTGGGAAATGGGATGAAAAGATGGAAGCTGCATTCATCAATAATATTGGCCGTTACAGGCGATATAAGTTTGGTAGTACTCGTGATCTATTACGGGTCATGCGAAACAAGTTGAATCATTATGGAGAACTTCCAAAACAAATTCAG GAAATTCTTGGACCAGTTCCCGAAGGATTTGATGGTTATTTTTCATGTCGATTCCCCAAACTCTTAATTGAGGTATATAAAGTTATATGCACATACTGCAGGGAAGAGGAATGCTTTTCAAAGTATTTTAAAGATAGTTTGTTCTAA